Proteins from one Limisphaera ngatamarikiensis genomic window:
- the glmM gene encoding phosphoglucosamine mutase gives MSGKNRIFGTDGVRGTANLEPVTAETALKLGRAAAHVFKHLEAQPRGRGRHKIVIGKDTRLSGYMLENALSAGILSMGVDVLFIGPLPTPGVAYVTRSLRADAGIVITASHNPYTDNGIKFFRADGYKLDDAVEAEIERLVFSGEIENIRPSAEHIGKAVRIDDALGRYIEFAKASFPRHLTLEGYRIVVDCAHGAAYKSTPCVLRELGAEVLVFGNQPDGTNINRDCGSMHPEHLCRLVLEYRADVGIAHDGDADRVLMCDEKGQLVDGDDIMAIAALEMLAHGTLAERTLVTTVMSNAGLERAIEAAGGRVIRTQVGDKYVIDEMMKNGYNLGGEQSGHLIFRDHTTTGDGLVAALQVLRIMRTTGKPLSELTRCWERFPQRQFNIKVRAKPPFEELREVCELTARAEAALREQGGRLLLRYSGTEPKARLLLEGPDPALLEHWGTRIATAIKAQIGA, from the coding sequence ATGAGCGGAAAGAATCGTATTTTCGGGACGGACGGCGTCCGTGGGACGGCCAACCTGGAGCCGGTGACGGCGGAGACGGCGTTGAAGCTGGGCCGGGCTGCGGCGCATGTGTTCAAACACCTGGAGGCGCAACCGCGCGGACGAGGGCGGCACAAGATCGTGATCGGCAAGGACACCCGTCTGTCGGGCTACATGCTGGAAAATGCCCTGTCAGCCGGGATTCTCTCGATGGGCGTGGATGTGTTGTTCATCGGGCCGCTGCCCACCCCGGGGGTTGCCTACGTGACACGGAGTTTGCGTGCCGATGCCGGCATTGTCATCACCGCGTCGCACAATCCATATACGGACAACGGGATCAAGTTTTTCCGGGCAGACGGCTACAAGCTGGACGACGCCGTGGAGGCCGAGATTGAACGGCTGGTGTTCAGCGGCGAGATTGAAAACATCCGGCCCAGCGCCGAGCACATTGGAAAGGCGGTGCGGATTGACGATGCGCTCGGTCGTTACATCGAGTTTGCCAAGGCCAGCTTCCCGCGTCACCTGACGTTGGAGGGGTACCGGATCGTCGTGGATTGCGCGCATGGCGCGGCCTACAAGTCCACCCCCTGCGTGTTGCGGGAGCTGGGGGCGGAGGTGCTGGTGTTTGGGAACCAGCCGGACGGCACGAACATCAACCGCGACTGCGGTTCCATGCATCCGGAGCATCTCTGCCGGCTGGTGCTGGAGTACCGGGCGGATGTGGGGATCGCCCATGATGGCGATGCCGACCGGGTGCTGATGTGCGACGAGAAGGGGCAATTGGTCGACGGGGACGACATCATGGCCATTGCCGCGCTGGAGATGCTGGCGCACGGGACCCTGGCCGAGCGCACCCTGGTAACCACGGTGATGAGTAATGCGGGCCTGGAGCGCGCCATTGAGGCGGCGGGGGGACGGGTGATCCGCACCCAGGTGGGCGACAAGTACGTGATCGATGAGATGATGAAGAACGGGTACAACCTGGGGGGCGAACAGAGCGGCCACCTGATTTTCCGCGACCACACGACCACGGGCGACGGCCTGGTGGCGGCCCTGCAGGTGCTCCGGATCATGCGCACCACCGGCAAGCCGTTGAGCGAGTTGACCCGCTGCTGGGAACGTTTTCCACAGCGGCAGTTCAACATCAAGGTGCGCGCCAAACCGCCGTTTGAGGAACTCCGGGAAGTGTGCGAACTGACGGCCCGGGCGGAGGCTGCATTGCGGGAACAGGGCGGCCGGCTGCTGTTGCGGTATTCCGGGACCGAACCCAAGGCACGGCTGTTGTTGGAAGGGCCTGACCCGGCGTTGCTGGAGCACTGGGGGACCCGGATCGCGACCGCCATCAAGGCGCAGATCGGGGCCTGA
- the cdaA gene encoding diadenylate cyclase CdaA, producing MNVWDLSALKALGRPALEIAILTLVIYQALRFVRGTRGWPVVLGFILSLLTLGLIIYVLDLQVLRWLLGTFSAFMAVAVLVIFQPELRRMLAEVGKLPLFATPQEQREIIEVIVRACERLSECRIGGLIAIEQSIRLEDVVESGIPVDCEATPEMLECIFFPNNAIHDGGVLIKGDRISHAACIFPLSRRQDLDPTLGTRHRAALGLSEETDAVVVVVSEETGAISYAYRGQLVRGVTVEALRDFLTATLIRPVRARGWVAWLRQRFERPRPAPAVLSRQSTVSGPTQSG from the coding sequence ATGAACGTGTGGGACCTGTCAGCTTTGAAGGCGCTGGGACGACCGGCCCTGGAGATCGCCATTTTGACGCTGGTGATCTACCAGGCGCTGCGGTTTGTGCGCGGGACGCGGGGCTGGCCGGTGGTGTTGGGGTTCATTCTCAGTCTGCTGACGCTCGGGCTGATTATTTACGTGTTGGACCTGCAGGTGTTGCGGTGGTTGTTGGGGACGTTTTCCGCGTTCATGGCCGTGGCGGTCCTGGTGATTTTTCAGCCCGAGTTGCGGCGGATGCTGGCGGAGGTGGGGAAGTTGCCGCTATTTGCCACGCCGCAGGAGCAGCGTGAGATCATCGAAGTGATCGTCAGGGCGTGCGAACGGTTGTCCGAGTGCAGAATCGGCGGGCTGATCGCCATTGAGCAGTCCATCCGGCTGGAGGACGTGGTGGAATCGGGCATTCCCGTGGACTGCGAGGCCACGCCGGAGATGCTGGAGTGCATTTTTTTTCCGAACAATGCGATCCACGACGGCGGGGTTTTAATCAAGGGGGACCGGATCTCGCATGCGGCGTGTATTTTTCCGCTGTCGCGGCGGCAGGATCTGGATCCGACGCTGGGCACGCGGCATCGGGCGGCGCTGGGTCTCAGTGAGGAGACGGATGCGGTGGTGGTGGTGGTATCCGAGGAGACGGGCGCCATTTCCTATGCCTACCGGGGTCAGTTGGTGCGCGGGGTGACGGTTGAGGCGTTGCGGGATTTCCTCACGGCGACGCTGATCCGGCCGGTGCGCGCCCGTGGGTGGGTTGCCTGGTTGCGGCAGCGGTTTGAACGGCCGCGGCCGGCCCCGGCGGTGTTGAGCCGGCAATCCACGGTTTCGGGTCCGACGCAATCGGGTTGA
- the folP gene encoding dihydropteroate synthase has protein sequence MVWRAGSHQWELPGRTLVMGIVNVTPDSFADGGRYFDPERAVAHGLELVAQGADILDVGGESTRPGAEPVPLEEELRRVLPVIRSLARQVEVAISVDTVKPEVAAEALSAGASIVNDVAANRSDPAMWRVVAEAGAGYVCMHMQGTPRTMQERPFYRDVVAEVSEFFGERLVRLGACGVRREQVVLDVGIGFGKTCEHNLQLLRALATFRRWGRPLLLGVSRKSFLGLLTGAPVTGRLPGSLACAVWAVTQGVSILRVHDVAETVQAVRVIEAVLKA, from the coding sequence ATGGTGTGGCGGGCCGGGTCGCATCAGTGGGAGTTGCCCGGCCGCACGCTGGTGATGGGGATTGTGAACGTCACGCCGGATTCGTTTGCGGACGGGGGACGGTACTTCGACCCGGAACGGGCGGTGGCGCATGGGCTGGAGCTGGTGGCGCAGGGGGCGGACATCCTGGACGTGGGCGGGGAATCCACGCGACCGGGGGCCGAACCGGTTCCGCTGGAGGAGGAACTCCGTCGGGTGCTGCCGGTGATCCGGTCCTTGGCGCGTCAGGTGGAGGTGGCGATCTCGGTGGACACGGTGAAACCCGAGGTGGCGGCGGAGGCGCTTTCGGCCGGGGCGAGCATTGTGAACGACGTGGCGGCGAATCGGTCGGACCCGGCCATGTGGCGGGTGGTGGCGGAGGCCGGAGCGGGTTACGTATGCATGCACATGCAGGGCACACCCCGGACCATGCAGGAGAGGCCGTTTTATCGGGACGTGGTGGCGGAGGTATCGGAGTTTTTCGGGGAGCGGCTTGTGCGGTTGGGGGCGTGCGGGGTGCGGAGGGAGCAGGTGGTGTTGGATGTGGGCATCGGGTTTGGGAAGACCTGCGAGCACAATTTGCAATTGCTTCGGGCGTTGGCGACTTTTAGAAGGTGGGGACGGCCCCTGCTGTTGGGCGTCTCGCGCAAATCGTTTCTCGGGTTGTTGACGGGTGCGCCCGTGACCGGGCGGCTGCCGGGGTCGCTGGCGTGTGCGGTGTGGGCGGTGACGCAGGGGGTGTCCATCCTGCGCGTGCACGATGTGGCCGAAACGGTGCAGGCGGTGCGGGTGATCGAAGCGGTGTTGAAGGCATGA
- a CDS encoding VOC family protein, with the protein MAKVRKLLHTRYRVNDLEKTVRFYREVLGLEEVRRHKSPRGSELVFLKAPESEELIEICYYPGSGPVQVQPDLTHLAFEVDSLEAFREHLKKFGLDYSEPPHIREDGSGFAFIDAPEGYEIELIQRGRSGSGY; encoded by the coding sequence ATGGCAAAGGTACGAAAGCTGTTGCACACGCGGTATCGGGTGAATGACCTGGAGAAGACGGTCCGGTTCTACCGGGAGGTTCTCGGGTTGGAGGAGGTGCGGAGGCACAAATCGCCCCGCGGTTCCGAGCTGGTGTTCTTGAAGGCGCCGGAGAGCGAGGAGTTGATTGAGATTTGCTATTATCCGGGCAGTGGTCCGGTGCAGGTTCAACCTGATTTGACGCATCTGGCGTTCGAGGTGGACAGTTTGGAGGCGTTTCGGGAGCATCTGAAGAAGTTCGGGCTGGATTACTCCGAGCCGCCGCACATTCGGGAGGACGGCAGTGGTTTCGCCTTCATTGACGCGCCCGAGGGTTACGAAATTGAGCTGATCCAGCGGGGTCGGAGCGGCAGCGGCTATTGA
- a CDS encoding P-II family nitrogen regulator, with the protein MKKIEAIIKPFKLEDVKEALSVLGVQGMTVTEVKGFGRQKGHTEIYRGSEYTVDFLPKIKVEVVLPDNLVQPAVEAIVKAARTGKIGDGKVFVLPVETAVRIRTEETGDAAV; encoded by the coding sequence ATGAAGAAAATCGAGGCCATCATCAAGCCTTTCAAACTGGAGGACGTCAAGGAGGCCCTGTCCGTGCTGGGGGTGCAGGGCATGACCGTAACCGAGGTCAAGGGCTTCGGCCGGCAAAAAGGCCACACCGAAATCTACCGCGGCAGCGAGTACACCGTGGATTTTCTGCCCAAGATCAAGGTGGAAGTCGTCCTGCCGGACAACCTCGTTCAACCCGCCGTGGAGGCCATCGTCAAGGCCGCACGCACCGGCAAGATCGGTGACGGCAAGGTGTTTGTCCTGCCCGTGGAAACAGCCGTGCGCATCCGAACCGAGGAGACCGGCGACGCGGCGGTGTGA
- a CDS encoding acyl-CoA thioesterase produces the protein MQPLTHRHTLRVRYSETDQMGTFYHARALDWFECTRSEFIRTRLGLSYAEVEARGVFLPVVEAYLHLVGRARYDDLLTIQATLHRHGRARLRFDMEVRQADSGHLVVTGYTVHAFVDAQGRAIRPPSWFLALLEQPLPAPTPSDLTRVTGPEQSRPGSNCDQLPGEG, from the coding sequence ATGCAGCCGTTGACCCATCGCCACACCTTGCGGGTCCGGTATTCGGAAACGGACCAGATGGGTACCTTCTACCACGCCCGGGCGCTGGACTGGTTCGAATGCACCCGGTCCGAATTCATCCGGACCCGGCTCGGCCTGTCTTACGCAGAAGTGGAAGCCAGGGGCGTCTTCCTCCCGGTGGTGGAGGCCTACCTGCACCTGGTGGGCCGCGCGCGGTACGACGATCTCCTCACCATCCAAGCCACACTCCATCGCCACGGTCGGGCCCGGCTCCGGTTTGACATGGAAGTCCGACAGGCGGATTCAGGTCACCTGGTGGTGACGGGCTATACCGTCCACGCCTTCGTCGACGCACAAGGCAGGGCCATTCGGCCCCCGTCCTGGTTCCTTGCCCTGTTGGAACAGCCCCTGCCAGCCCCCACACCCTCGGACCTGACACGGGTCACAGGGCCCGAACAGTCCCGGCCCGGGTCCAACTGCGACCAACTCCCCGGAGAAGGCTAA
- a CDS encoding DUF883 family protein: METHFANLEGARAALAKERVVEDLRQLARDAEALLQATAHDVSDKAREARERLAQALERAKATCAELEEGMVVRAREAARKADSVIRQHPYESIGLSFAVGLLIGVLLGRR; this comes from the coding sequence ATGGAAACGCATTTTGCCAACCTGGAGGGAGCCCGTGCGGCACTGGCCAAGGAACGCGTCGTGGAAGACTTGCGGCAACTGGCTCGCGACGCCGAGGCCCTGCTTCAAGCCACGGCTCATGACGTCTCGGACAAGGCCCGCGAGGCCCGGGAACGGCTTGCCCAGGCACTGGAGCGGGCCAAGGCCACCTGCGCCGAATTGGAAGAGGGCATGGTGGTTCGGGCCAGGGAGGCCGCCCGCAAGGCGGACAGCGTCATCCGCCAGCATCCCTACGAGTCCATTGGCCTGTCGTTTGCCGTGGGGTTGCTCATCGGGGTCCTCCTGGGGCGCAGGTAA
- a CDS encoding phage holin family protein translates to MTEAPPHQEGWRLRLRRMAAALTGLLRNRLELFALEWEEEKERLLRFAVRLTCFLLVGSVGLLLLLGVAAWVVHRVLGIWGLLALGVACLGVAFWGLRSLIREVRAGPRPFAQTVAEFRKDSAWLSGNHPTRTGSE, encoded by the coding sequence ATGACGGAAGCTCCACCGCACCAAGAGGGCTGGCGCCTGCGCCTCCGGCGCATGGCGGCCGCCCTCACGGGACTTCTGCGCAATCGGCTGGAGCTGTTCGCCCTGGAATGGGAGGAAGAAAAAGAACGGCTCCTGCGGTTTGCCGTCCGGTTGACCTGTTTTTTGCTCGTGGGCTCGGTGGGCCTTTTGCTCCTGTTGGGCGTTGCGGCGTGGGTGGTGCATCGGGTCCTGGGCATCTGGGGGTTGCTGGCGCTGGGTGTTGCCTGTCTGGGTGTGGCGTTTTGGGGCCTCCGGAGTCTGATCCGTGAGGTGCGCGCGGGGCCGCGACCCTTTGCCCAAACCGTGGCCGAGTTCAGGAAGGACAGTGCATGGCTGAGCGGAAACCATCCGACCAGGACCGGCAGCGAATAA
- a CDS encoding aminopeptidase P family protein: MIKPVTIPARLFRENRDRLRQLLPPRSLVVLNANDVMPANADGTLGFIQNADLFYLTGILQEQTILVLAPDASDPAHREILFLRRPDEQTLIWEGPKLSREEARKISGIEQVRWLDEFPVVFRQLMCEMELVYLNSNEHYRAMPEVETRDARFIRECQRQYPLHQYRRLAPLMHQLRTVKSPIEVDLIHHACQLTGRAFRKVLRRIRPGINEAEVEAEFAREFIRQRARFAYPPIIASGPNSCVLHYTRNDRTCRSGEVLLLDVAASYGSYNADMTRTVPVNGRFSRRQRQVYDAVLRVFRQMTRALLPGKTLADLRKEAEALIAEECRSLGLLPKRSRQTGGDSPPVRRYFMHGVSHPIGLDVHDVLHPGQPIAAGWVLTCEPAIYIREEGLGIRLENTFLITDQGPVDLMGDIPIEPDEIEELMRR; this comes from the coding sequence ATGATCAAACCGGTAACGATCCCTGCCCGGCTCTTCCGGGAAAACCGGGACCGGCTCCGACAGCTTCTGCCGCCCCGTTCCCTGGTCGTCCTCAATGCCAACGATGTCATGCCCGCCAATGCGGATGGCACCCTGGGCTTCATCCAAAACGCCGACCTTTTCTACCTCACCGGTATCCTGCAGGAACAAACCATCCTGGTGTTGGCCCCGGACGCAAGCGACCCCGCCCACCGGGAAATCCTTTTCCTTCGACGCCCCGACGAACAAACGCTGATCTGGGAAGGCCCCAAGCTCTCCCGGGAAGAGGCCCGCAAAATCTCCGGCATCGAACAGGTCCGCTGGCTGGATGAGTTCCCGGTGGTCTTTCGCCAGCTCATGTGCGAGATGGAGTTGGTCTACCTCAACAGCAACGAGCATTACCGCGCCATGCCCGAGGTGGAAACCCGGGACGCCCGCTTCATCCGCGAATGCCAGCGCCAGTACCCCCTCCACCAATACCGTCGGCTCGCGCCCCTGATGCACCAGTTGCGCACCGTCAAATCCCCCATCGAAGTGGACCTCATCCACCATGCCTGTCAGTTGACCGGGCGCGCATTTCGCAAGGTGCTGCGCCGGATCCGGCCGGGCATCAACGAGGCCGAAGTCGAGGCCGAGTTCGCCCGCGAGTTCATCCGCCAGCGCGCCCGATTTGCCTATCCGCCCATCATTGCCTCCGGTCCCAACTCCTGCGTGCTGCACTACACCCGGAACGACCGCACCTGCCGCAGCGGTGAGGTCCTGCTCCTGGACGTCGCCGCCAGCTACGGCAGCTACAACGCCGACATGACCCGCACGGTACCGGTCAACGGCCGGTTCAGCCGCCGTCAACGCCAGGTCTACGACGCCGTCCTGCGCGTCTTCCGCCAAATGACCCGCGCCCTGCTCCCCGGGAAAACATTGGCCGACCTCCGCAAGGAAGCCGAAGCCCTCATTGCCGAAGAATGCCGTTCGCTGGGCTTGTTGCCCAAACGCAGCCGTCAAACCGGGGGCGATTCACCACCGGTCCGGCGTTACTTCATGCATGGGGTCTCGCACCCCATCGGCCTGGACGTCCACGACGTGCTCCATCCCGGCCAGCCCATCGCCGCAGGCTGGGTCCTGACCTGCGAACCCGCCATCTACATCCGTGAGGAAGGCCTGGGCATCCGACTCGAAAACACCTTCTTGATCACCGACCAGGGGCCGGTCGACCTGATGGGCGATATCCCCATTGAACCGGACGAAATCGAGGAACTCATGCGCCGGTAG
- a CDS encoding YceI family protein yields MKTSALVWVLGLWLGASAAVWAGPQEFDFQDPKGVNNVVFHLDAPLESISGSATGISGKVTFDPENPAATRGRLVVTAESLHVPNPLMKQHLHGPQWMDVKRFPEIVFEAVGLEDVTREGSEVTARVRGRLTIRDVTREMVVPVRLTYLKGKLADRTNGQMQGDLLVIRSRFVIRRSDFGINPGAPQDKVADEIELTLSLAGAAPRS; encoded by the coding sequence ATGAAAACGAGTGCATTGGTATGGGTGTTGGGGTTGTGGTTGGGTGCTTCCGCGGCTGTGTGGGCGGGCCCGCAGGAGTTCGATTTTCAGGATCCCAAAGGGGTCAACAACGTGGTATTCCACCTGGATGCGCCGCTGGAATCCATCAGCGGCAGTGCGACGGGGATTTCAGGGAAGGTGACGTTTGATCCTGAGAACCCGGCTGCCACCCGGGGCCGGTTGGTGGTGACGGCCGAATCCCTGCACGTGCCGAATCCGCTCATGAAACAGCACTTGCACGGGCCTCAGTGGATGGACGTGAAGCGGTTTCCCGAGATTGTGTTTGAAGCTGTCGGTTTGGAGGATGTGACACGGGAGGGGTCGGAGGTGACGGCCAGGGTGCGGGGTCGGTTGACCATTCGGGATGTGACTCGGGAGATGGTGGTTCCCGTGCGTTTGACCTATCTGAAGGGCAAGCTGGCCGACCGGACCAATGGTCAAATGCAGGGCGATCTTCTGGTGATCCGGTCGCGATTCGTGATTCGGCGGAGCGATTTCGGGATCAACCCTGGTGCACCGCAGGACAAGGTGGCGGACGAGATCGAGTTGACCTTGAGCCTGGCGGGCGCAGCGCCGCGGTCGTGA
- a CDS encoding S41 family peptidase, with translation MLRLILVLAGLGASALGSALAQGADEPPRPLSARMIRQPDVSATHIVFVYAGNIWIVPKTGGEAVRLSSPPGEETFPKFSPDGSRIAFSGNYDGNVDLYVIPVTGGLPHRVTHHGAPDRLVDWYPDGKHLLYATTMTSYKDRFNQLYKVPAEGGLPEKLPVPYGEFGAISPDGRTLAYQPISVDFRTWKRYRGGMNPDLWLFDLVTYKARNLTRSDASESIPMWHGQTLYFLSDRGPEKRFNIWAYDFRRDRFRQVTFFKDYDVRFPSIGPEDIVFENAGRLYLLELRTEQVREVQVTVRTDRLTLKPRVQNVSDLIYHAAPSPTGKRALFEARGEIFSVPAEHGITLNLTRSPGSAERFPAWSPDGRWIACFSDRTGEYELTLIPADPATPGPAEPRTLTRLGPGFRYPPQWSPDSKKILWIDQAMQIWVHDLDTQTNRCIDRQMWMYHGDLSRFRVSWSPDSRWIAYAGDCENRQTAIILYDYQNHRRYQVTSGFYNDDQPVFDPDGKYLYFRTIRDFNPLYSELDNTWIYANGQRLAAVPLRKTVPSPLAPRNDEEKPRETRDSKDKPSDAPTGPTLVGTNPDDTQPAAADQGSEPATATTDSETRKKEAKSEGKGPAPVEIDLEGFEQRVVLLPTKAGRYDHLAAVSGKLLYRWLPRLGSDATASPIEFYDLEKRETKRVLDDADDFQLTADRSKLLVRKGNQYAFIEPKEGQRMDKRLATDRLEASIDPRAEWRQIFTDAWRLQRDYFYDPNLHGVDWTAMRERYERLLAEAVTRWDVNYIIGEMIAELNASHTYRSGGDVERPPERGVGYLGCDFVLTNGAYQIARILEPAPWDVEVRSPLREPGITNVQEGDYLLAVNGEPLNTRKDPWAAFQGLARQPVLLTVNDKPTLEGARQVLVQTLDLAGEMRLRNLAWIEENRRRVDQLSQGRIGYVYVPDTGRHGQNELVRQWRGQITKDGLIIDERFNSGGQIPDRFVELLNRPLRNFWGVRDGRDWAWPPVAHFGPKAMLINGWSGSGGDCFPYYFKQSGLGPLIGQRTWGGLIGMTGAPRLIDGGTVTVPTFGIYSKTGEWIIEGYGVDPDIEVVDDPGEMARGRDPQLERAVHEVLRMLKENPPPRVQKPPYPNRAS, from the coding sequence ATGCTGCGCTTGATCCTTGTCCTCGCCGGCCTCGGCGCCTCGGCTCTTGGATCCGCCCTTGCTCAAGGAGCGGACGAACCACCCCGCCCCCTGAGCGCCCGGATGATCCGTCAGCCGGACGTCTCCGCCACCCACATCGTGTTCGTCTACGCCGGGAATATCTGGATTGTCCCCAAAACCGGGGGTGAAGCCGTCCGATTGAGCTCGCCGCCGGGCGAGGAAACCTTTCCCAAGTTCTCACCCGACGGCTCACGAATCGCCTTCAGCGGCAACTACGACGGTAACGTCGACCTCTACGTAATCCCGGTCACCGGCGGACTGCCCCACCGCGTGACCCATCACGGAGCGCCGGACCGCCTGGTGGACTGGTACCCGGACGGCAAACACCTCCTCTACGCCACCACCATGACCAGCTACAAGGACCGGTTTAACCAGCTCTACAAGGTGCCGGCCGAAGGCGGTCTTCCAGAAAAACTGCCCGTCCCCTACGGCGAGTTCGGCGCCATCTCACCCGACGGCCGAACCTTGGCCTACCAACCCATCAGCGTGGATTTCCGCACCTGGAAACGATACCGGGGCGGTATGAACCCGGACCTGTGGTTGTTTGATCTCGTCACCTACAAAGCCCGCAACCTCACCCGATCAGACGCCTCCGAGTCCATCCCCATGTGGCACGGCCAAACCCTCTACTTCCTGTCCGACCGCGGCCCCGAAAAGCGTTTCAACATCTGGGCCTACGATTTCAGGCGCGACCGGTTCCGCCAGGTCACCTTCTTCAAGGACTACGACGTACGGTTCCCGAGCATCGGGCCCGAGGACATCGTCTTCGAAAACGCCGGCCGACTCTACCTGCTGGAACTCAGGACCGAGCAGGTCCGCGAGGTCCAGGTGACCGTCCGAACCGACCGCCTCACCCTCAAACCCCGCGTGCAAAACGTCTCGGACCTGATCTACCACGCCGCCCCCTCGCCCACGGGCAAACGAGCCCTGTTCGAGGCCCGCGGCGAAATCTTTTCCGTGCCGGCCGAGCACGGCATCACCCTGAACCTGACCCGCTCACCGGGCTCGGCCGAACGGTTCCCCGCGTGGTCGCCGGACGGCCGGTGGATCGCCTGCTTCAGCGATCGTACCGGCGAGTATGAGCTGACCCTGATTCCGGCCGACCCCGCCACCCCCGGCCCCGCCGAACCACGCACCCTCACCCGACTCGGTCCCGGTTTCCGCTACCCACCCCAATGGTCGCCCGATTCCAAAAAAATCCTCTGGATCGATCAGGCCATGCAAATCTGGGTCCACGACCTGGACACACAAACCAACCGCTGCATCGACCGTCAAATGTGGATGTACCACGGCGATTTGAGCCGGTTCAGGGTCAGTTGGTCCCCGGACAGCCGCTGGATCGCCTACGCCGGTGACTGCGAAAACCGCCAGACCGCCATCATCCTCTACGACTACCAAAACCACCGACGTTACCAGGTCACCAGCGGCTTCTACAACGACGACCAACCCGTCTTCGACCCGGACGGTAAATACCTCTATTTCCGCACCATCCGCGACTTCAACCCCCTCTACAGCGAGCTCGACAACACCTGGATCTACGCCAACGGACAGCGCCTGGCAGCGGTGCCGCTCCGCAAGACCGTGCCCTCACCCCTGGCGCCCCGAAACGACGAGGAAAAACCCAGGGAGACCAGGGACAGCAAAGACAAACCCTCCGACGCCCCCACCGGGCCAACCCTCGTCGGTACCAACCCCGACGACACCCAACCGGCCGCCGCTGACCAGGGCTCCGAACCGGCCACCGCTACCACGGACTCCGAAACCAGGAAAAAGGAGGCCAAATCCGAAGGAAAAGGCCCCGCCCCGGTCGAGATCGACCTCGAAGGTTTCGAACAGCGGGTGGTCCTGCTGCCCACCAAGGCCGGGCGGTACGACCATCTGGCCGCCGTTTCCGGCAAGCTGTTGTACCGTTGGTTGCCCCGCCTCGGCAGCGACGCCACCGCCAGCCCCATCGAGTTTTACGACCTGGAAAAACGGGAAACCAAACGCGTACTGGACGACGCCGACGACTTCCAACTCACCGCCGACCGTTCAAAACTCCTCGTCCGCAAGGGCAACCAATACGCCTTCATCGAACCCAAGGAAGGCCAGCGCATGGACAAACGACTGGCCACCGATCGCCTCGAAGCCAGCATTGATCCCCGGGCCGAATGGCGCCAGATCTTCACCGATGCCTGGCGGCTCCAACGCGATTACTTCTACGACCCGAACCTCCACGGTGTGGATTGGACCGCCATGCGCGAACGCTACGAACGTCTCCTGGCCGAGGCCGTAACCCGCTGGGACGTCAATTACATCATCGGCGAAATGATCGCCGAACTCAACGCATCCCACACCTACCGCAGCGGCGGCGACGTCGAACGCCCGCCCGAACGCGGCGTGGGCTACCTCGGCTGCGATTTCGTCCTCACCAACGGCGCCTATCAGATCGCCCGCATCCTGGAACCCGCGCCCTGGGACGTGGAGGTCCGATCCCCGCTGCGCGAGCCCGGCATCACCAACGTCCAGGAGGGCGACTACCTCCTGGCCGTCAACGGAGAGCCACTCAACACCCGTAAAGATCCCTGGGCGGCCTTCCAGGGCCTGGCCCGACAGCCCGTCCTGCTGACCGTCAACGACAAACCCACCCTCGAAGGCGCCCGTCAGGTGCTGGTCCAAACCCTCGACCTGGCCGGCGAAATGCGGCTCCGCAACCTGGCATGGATCGAAGAAAACCGCCGCCGCGTGGATCAGCTCAGCCAGGGCCGCATCGGGTACGTGTACGTCCCCGATACCGGCCGCCACGGCCAGAATGAACTGGTCCGACAATGGCGCGGCCAGATCACCAAGGACGGCCTCATCATCGACGAACGATTCAACAGCGGCGGACAGATCCCCGACCGCTTCGTCGAACTGCTCAACCGGCCACTCCGCAATTTCTGGGGCGTCCGCGACGGCCGCGACTGGGCCTGGCCACCCGTCGCCCACTTCGGCCCCAAGGCCATGCTCATCAACGGCTGGAGCGGCTCCGGCGGCGATTGTTTCCCCTACTACTTCAAACAGTCCGGCCTCGGACCCCTCATCGGCCAGCGCACCTGGGGCGGCCTCATCGGCATGACCGGTGCCCCCAGGCTCATCGACGGCGGCACCGTCACCGTGCCCACCTTCGGCATCTACAGCAAAACCGGGGAATGGATCATCGAAGGATACGGGGTCGACCCGGACATCGAAGTGGTCGATGACCCCGGCGAAATGGCCCGTGGCCGTGACCCACAGCTCGAACGGGCCGTCCACGAGGTCCTGCGCATGCTCAAAGAAAATCCACCGCCACGGGTCCAAAAACCACCCTACCCGAACCGGGCCTCCTGA